From Corynebacterium pseudotuberculosis:
TCTCGACCCACGTCTACGCGAAGGCGGCGATGCCGGGGTGCCTCTTGCTCTAGGGGCCCCAGACTCCCCTGCCGGGCAAGCGATTCATGCTATTGCGGACAAGCTCGTGGTACGGAGGGAATCCCTCGCAGGAAAAACTCTTGGATTGGGAGTCACTAGGAAGGGTTAAGTAATGTCATCCCAGCTAAAGCCTTGCTTAGGCTGGGATTTTTGTATTTCTGGAGTCTGCGGGGCTTGAGGCGTTTGAGGCTTTACATCGCTAGCTTGTTGCTCACGGTATGCCTGTCCCGCAGTGCCATCTTCCATGATTTTTTTCGGGTCAAAGGTGTCCATAAATTCCTGGTCGCCGTCAAAAAGCGCTTTTGTCAACGCTGCTTTGGGGCCCATGCGCTGGATAGAAGCCAATTTATTAATCGGTTCCCGGAGCTCCTCAAAGTCAGCGCCAAAATCTCCGTTAAGTTCGGCTTTGGCATTGTGGATCGCCTTCTTTGCCGCATAAGCGGCGGCGCGAACGTCTTCGATGACTTTGGGAAGACGCTCGGGCCCAATGATGATAAGGCCCAGCACTAGGAGAGTGATGATCTCGGGCCAACCGATGGAAGAAAACACACTTATACCTTAGCTGGAGTTTGGCTTATCAAGATGTTTAAGCGCCGCTATTCGAGCATTACGCAGATTTTGACTTGTCTTCCTAATGCTTCGGGCCATGCCGTCGATCTTGTCTAGGAAGGTTTGTGGGGCCACAACCATATCCTCTGCGTTAGGACCTTCTGGGCACGAATGAGCTATGCCATTCAATTTGTCTAGGAGATCGGAGGAAGCCCGCATCTCTGAACAACTAGAACCACGGAGTCGATCAGCCGCACGACGCTGCCGATCAACCTCATCTCGGCATTCTTTGCAATGTACAAGGTGTATTTTCGCGCGATGGGCTGCGACACTGCTGAGTTCATCGTCGACAAGCGCAGCTACAGCTTCCGGGTTAAGATGCTCAACCGAGGCAAAGTGCCGATTTTTTTCGACTTTACTGTTGCGGTGTTGATGGGTCACTCTTTCCACCTCCGCCTCGTACTCTACCGTTGTTTTTAGTGGGACATCGGTAGGAGGAGTTGGGCGTCTTCATTAGTCGCCGCCGCTGCCTCTAAACTCGCACGCAATTGGGAGCGTCCACGATGAATCCGTGAACGGACGGTGCCCATTTTCACGCCCAATGTATCTGCTATCTCGTCGTAGCTCATCCCCACAACGTCACACAAGACCACCGCGACTCGGAAGTCCGGCCCAAGATCATCAAGAGCTTTTTGCAACGCTGGATCCAAGTTGGCGATGTTATAGGCCTGCTCCGGAGTCATGGTTGTGCCCGGCACCCGGTCGCAGTCCTCAGGCAATGCCTCCATCCGAATCTTAGAGCGATGCCGCACCATATCTAGGAATAAGTTGGTGGTGATCCGGTGCAGCCATCCCTCAAAAGTGCCTGGTTGGTAATTCTTCAGAGAGCGGAAGACGCGCATAAAGGTTTCTTGTGTCAGATCCTCTGCATCATGTTGGTTACCGGAAAGCCGAAACGCCAGGCGATAAACGCTATCTGCGTGCTCCGCGACGAGCTCTCCCCACGTAGGCATCGATCCGATACCAGCGTCGAATGCAGCAGTTCCGTTCAGCTCAGCCGCTTCATGTGTCTGATCTAGGCTTGAGCTGGGTGAAAGGGAACCACTGTTCGATGTCATGAAAGGTATTTTGCCCGACTCTTCTGGGGAAAACCAGCTAGAAGTCTGGAAAAACGCTGTCAAAACTCAATCTTTCTCAAATCGTGATCAAATACAGTTTCTGATAACAATTCCCATGCGCCACAGATGTCACAACCTGCGCGTTATGCGCTATTTCTCTGACGTTTTACCTAAACTTAGCCACTGTGAATGCTTCTAACGATTATCTCCGCGATTACATTGAGTCGACCGCCATCGTAGGCGATGTCCTCGCTGCCGCTTGCGAAGATGCACAAGAGTTTGGCCTTGCGCTCCCCGATACGGTGACGGGCACCCTCCTAACCACGCTAGCGGCCACCGCACGTGCGCAGGGGGCTATCGCAGTTACCCCTGCCGCCGGCGTCGTTGGGCTTCATCTTCTTGCCGGTTTGAGTGACTCTGGGATCTTAACGTGTATTGATCCTGAACCGGAGCATCAAAAACGAGCGAAACACACGTTCCGCGAAGCAGGTTACTCCCCATCGCGTATTCGATTCCT
This genomic window contains:
- the tatB gene encoding Sec-independent protein translocase subunit TatB; the encoded protein is MFSSIGWPEIITLLVLGLIIIGPERLPKVIEDVRAAAYAAKKAIHNAKAELNGDFGADFEELREPINKLASIQRMGPKAALTKALFDGDQEFMDTFDPKKIMEDGTAGQAYREQQASDVKPQTPQAPQTPEIQKSQPKQGFSWDDIT
- a CDS encoding anti-sigma factor family protein, which encodes MTHQHRNSKVEKNRHFASVEHLNPEAVAALVDDELSSVAAHRAKIHLVHCKECRDEVDRQRRAADRLRGSSCSEMRASSDLLDKLNGIAHSCPEGPNAEDMVVAPQTFLDKIDGMARSIRKTSQNLRNARIAALKHLDKPNSS
- the sigE gene encoding RNA polymerase sigma factor SigE, which translates into the protein MTSNSGSLSPSSSLDQTHEAAELNGTAAFDAGIGSMPTWGELVAEHADSVYRLAFRLSGNQHDAEDLTQETFMRVFRSLKNYQPGTFEGWLHRITTNLFLDMVRHRSKIRMEALPEDCDRVPGTTMTPEQAYNIANLDPALQKALDDLGPDFRVAVVLCDVVGMSYDEIADTLGVKMGTVRSRIHRGRSQLRASLEAAAATNEDAQLLLPMSH
- a CDS encoding O-methyltransferase; this encodes MNASNDYLRDYIESTAIVGDVLAAACEDAQEFGLALPDTVTGTLLTTLAATARAQGAIAVTPAAGVVGLHLLAGLSDSGILTCIDPEPEHQKRAKHTFREAGYSPSRIRFLPSRPLDVMGRLATDSYQIVYGEVSPVDLKAFTDAALPLLSTGGVLVLADSLLDGTLADATRKDRDTVAAREADEYISSLDNVIVARLPLGAGITLVTKK